The following coding sequences are from one Mycolicibacterium aichiense window:
- the efeO gene encoding iron uptake system protein EfeO encodes MTLPYGIKTSTAAVAAILAGVSLAGCTAKETKSADSSSKAPSEITVNATDTDCKLSGTQAATGPSTFVITNNGTKVTEFYVYGEGERVMGEVENISPGLQRKLVVQLAEPGKYQTACKPGMIGDGIRSDFTVTGNSVAVDEKGEFKEAADSYKRYVNSQTDALIPATQLFVDAIKKGDVAAAKAQYPVARTYYERIEPVAESFPNDLDPRIDLREADLEPGQKWTGFHALEKQLWVTGLQPDAGALADQLMADVKELNDGVKAPGWTIDSTQIAGGAQGLLDEIAASKISGEEDIFSHTDLWDFNANVQGSQTAVASVRPILDSRDPELGKRVDKGFADVEALLAKYRKGDGFVLYDTVTEPARQELSRAIDALSKEVSQVQGVIAPQ; translated from the coding sequence GTGACGCTGCCCTACGGCATCAAGACTTCTACCGCCGCCGTCGCCGCGATTCTCGCCGGAGTTTCACTGGCCGGATGCACCGCCAAGGAAACGAAGTCGGCGGACTCGAGCAGCAAGGCACCGTCCGAGATCACCGTGAACGCCACCGACACCGACTGCAAGCTGTCGGGCACCCAGGCCGCCACCGGGCCGAGCACGTTCGTGATCACCAACAACGGGACCAAGGTGACCGAGTTCTACGTCTACGGCGAGGGCGAGCGGGTGATGGGTGAGGTCGAGAACATCTCCCCCGGCCTGCAGCGCAAGCTCGTCGTGCAGCTCGCCGAGCCGGGTAAGTACCAGACCGCATGCAAGCCGGGGATGATCGGCGACGGCATTCGTAGCGACTTCACCGTGACCGGCAACTCCGTCGCGGTCGACGAGAAGGGCGAATTCAAGGAAGCCGCCGACAGCTACAAGCGCTACGTCAACAGCCAGACCGACGCCCTGATCCCGGCCACCCAGCTGTTCGTCGACGCGATCAAGAAGGGCGACGTCGCGGCCGCCAAGGCGCAGTACCCGGTCGCGCGTACCTATTACGAGCGCATCGAGCCGGTGGCCGAGTCGTTCCCCAACGACCTCGACCCGCGCATCGACCTTCGCGAGGCCGACCTCGAACCCGGCCAGAAGTGGACCGGCTTCCACGCGCTGGAGAAGCAGCTCTGGGTGACCGGTCTGCAGCCTGACGCCGGCGCGCTGGCCGACCAGCTCATGGCGGACGTCAAGGAGCTCAACGACGGCGTGAAGGCACCCGGCTGGACCATTGACTCCACCCAGATCGCCGGTGGCGCACAGGGTCTGCTCGATGAGATCGCGGCCAGCAAGATCAGCGGTGAAGAGGACATCTTCAGCCACACCGACCTGTGGGACTTCAACGCCAACGTCCAGGGCAGCCAGACCGCGGTGGCCTCGGTTCGGCCGATCCTCGACAGCCGCGACCCCGAGTTGGGCAAGCGGGTCGACAAGGGCTTCGCCGACGTCGAGGCGCTGCTGGCCAAGTACCGCAAGGGTGACGGCTTCGTGCTCTACGACACCGTGACCGAGCCTGCGCGGCAGGAACTCTCGCGTGCGATCGACGCGCTGAGCAAAGAGGTAAGCCAGGTGCAGGGTGTCATCGCTCCCCAGTAA
- the efeB gene encoding iron uptake transporter deferrochelatase/peroxidase subunit gives MSSLPSNDGAPAAASSQQPAPSGMSRRKLFGAAGVTAAVVGAAGAGALAGRASAASSLDHGLDKPVPFRGEHQAGIVTPAQDRMHFATFDVTTESKADLVAMLKEWTGMAERMTAGQEAVHDGAVGLNPYAPPSDTGEALGLTPSQLTLTIGFGPSLFLKDGKDRFGLAGQKPALLENLPKFPNETMDPARCGGDIVVQACANDPQVAVHAIRNLARVGFGTVAVRYSQLGFGRTSSTTREQSTPRNLFGFKDGTANIKAEDTDTLNQQVWVAKGDGPDWMTGGSYMISRRIRMRIESWDRTTLLEQERVIGRQKGSGAPNGLKQEFEELNFDIVDNKNEPLIDRDAHVRLASQQHLNGIQILRRGYNFTDGSDGFGHLDAGLFFIAFVRNPATQFIPMQMELARRDLLNEYITHTGSGIFAVPPGLRDGDYWGSTLLG, from the coding sequence GTGTCATCGCTCCCCAGTAACGACGGCGCACCGGCGGCGGCATCTTCCCAGCAGCCGGCACCGTCGGGAATGTCACGGCGCAAGCTGTTCGGCGCGGCAGGCGTCACCGCCGCGGTAGTGGGCGCCGCGGGCGCCGGGGCACTCGCGGGCCGGGCGTCCGCGGCCAGCTCGCTCGATCACGGACTGGACAAGCCGGTGCCGTTCCGCGGCGAGCACCAGGCCGGGATCGTCACGCCGGCCCAGGATCGGATGCACTTCGCCACGTTCGACGTGACAACCGAGTCCAAAGCCGACCTCGTCGCGATGCTCAAGGAGTGGACCGGCATGGCCGAGCGGATGACCGCCGGCCAGGAAGCCGTCCACGACGGCGCAGTCGGCCTCAATCCCTATGCCCCACCGTCGGATACGGGTGAGGCGCTGGGGTTGACGCCGTCGCAGCTGACGTTGACGATCGGGTTCGGTCCCTCGCTGTTCCTCAAGGACGGCAAGGACCGCTTCGGTCTGGCCGGCCAGAAGCCGGCGCTGCTGGAGAACCTGCCCAAGTTCCCCAACGAGACCATGGATCCGGCCCGCTGCGGGGGCGACATCGTCGTGCAGGCCTGCGCGAACGACCCCCAGGTCGCGGTCCACGCGATCCGCAATCTGGCCAGGGTCGGCTTCGGCACCGTCGCGGTGCGGTATTCCCAGCTGGGGTTCGGCCGCACCTCCTCGACCACCCGGGAACAGTCGACACCGCGAAATCTGTTCGGGTTCAAGGATGGAACCGCGAACATCAAGGCCGAGGACACCGACACGCTGAACCAGCAGGTGTGGGTGGCCAAGGGCGACGGCCCGGACTGGATGACCGGCGGCAGCTACATGATCAGCCGTCGCATCCGGATGCGGATCGAATCATGGGACCGCACAACGCTTCTCGAGCAGGAGCGAGTGATCGGCAGGCAGAAGGGCAGCGGGGCGCCCAACGGACTCAAGCAGGAGTTCGAGGAGCTGAACTTCGACATCGTCGACAACAAGAACGAGCCGTTGATCGACCGCGACGCCCACGTGCGGCTGGCATCCCAGCAGCACCTGAACGGCATCCAGATCCTGCGGCGCGGTTACAACTTCACCGACGGCTCCGACGGCTTCGGGCACCTGGACGCCGGGCTGTTCTTCATCGCGTTCGTGCGCAACCCGGCGACCCAGTTCATCCCCATGCAGATGGAGCTGGCCCGCCGCGATCTGCTCAACGAGTACATCACCCACACCGGCAGCGGGATCTTCGCCGTGCCGCCGGGGCTGCGCGACGGTGACTACTGGGGTTCAACGCTGCTGGGCTGA
- the efeU gene encoding iron uptake transporter permease EfeU produces MTHLADIPSGIHTTFSAAAPNVGAQLFGSGLIGVREGLEAGIIVMVLVAFLVKSDRRDALKWVWLGVGAAVLMTVAVFLTIQYGAYTITGLAAEAIAGVASLVAVVIVTSMVLWMRKASAGLSGELRAGMSKALETGAFAIFALAFLAVGREGVETALFMVGFAEAETAWPLLGLLIGVLVAAVIACGMYAGAVRINLAKFFSYTGVFLILVAAGVLSYGIGALQTVGWLPGLGAKAFDISSEHWSAWYGEIVQGVFNITPTPTVLQLVLWLAYIVIVLALFLRPTKAAPKPAPAAEISTDTASEDTASEDSERSPLTERSHK; encoded by the coding sequence TCAGCGCGGCCGCCCCCAATGTCGGCGCGCAGCTGTTCGGCAGCGGGCTGATCGGCGTCCGCGAGGGCCTGGAGGCCGGGATCATCGTCATGGTCCTGGTCGCATTCCTGGTGAAATCCGACCGCCGCGACGCCCTGAAGTGGGTCTGGCTGGGCGTGGGCGCGGCAGTGCTGATGACCGTCGCCGTGTTCTTGACGATCCAATACGGCGCCTACACGATCACCGGCCTGGCGGCCGAAGCCATCGCCGGAGTGGCCTCGCTGGTGGCCGTCGTGATCGTCACCTCGATGGTGCTGTGGATGCGCAAAGCCTCCGCCGGCCTGTCCGGTGAGCTGCGGGCCGGGATGTCGAAGGCACTCGAGACCGGCGCATTCGCCATCTTCGCGCTGGCGTTTCTGGCCGTGGGCCGGGAAGGCGTCGAGACTGCGCTGTTCATGGTCGGCTTCGCCGAAGCCGAGACCGCCTGGCCCCTGCTCGGATTGCTGATCGGCGTGCTGGTCGCCGCCGTCATCGCCTGCGGCATGTACGCCGGCGCGGTACGGATCAACCTGGCAAAGTTCTTCTCCTACACCGGCGTGTTCCTGATCCTGGTGGCCGCGGGCGTCCTGTCCTACGGCATCGGGGCCCTGCAGACCGTGGGCTGGCTGCCCGGCCTGGGCGCCAAGGCCTTCGACATCAGCTCCGAACACTGGTCGGCCTGGTACGGCGAGATCGTCCAGGGCGTCTTCAACATCACCCCGACCCCGACGGTGCTGCAGCTCGTCCTCTGGCTGGCCTACATCGTCATCGTGCTCGCCCTGTTCCTTCGGCCCACCAAGGCGGCCCCGAAGCCCGCACCGGCCGCCGAGATCTCCACCGACACCGCCTCCGAAGACACCGCCTCCGAAGACTCGGAGCGTTCTCCCCTCACCGAAAGGTCCCATAAGTGA
- a CDS encoding nucleoside triphosphate pyrophosphohydrolase codes for MTVILVDPRRPSLVPVEAVELLGGDVQYTEELPVKVPWSLPSGRPVFTGSDAPVLLSSDRQHPEVRARLSAGERLIAAPAPHSGERLVDAVAIMDKLRTAGPWESEQTHDSLRRYLLEETYELFDAVRGGNLEELRDELGDVLLQVLFHARIASEALDGFTIDDVADALVRKLGNRVPAVLAGESISLEDQLAQWEQRKSLETSTRLSCVDDVPTAQPALALAQKVIARVTTAGLPPELIPASIVTVTVAAERDAENELRTDVLEFMDTVRAVERAIAANRRDTDAPTELDAATALGAVSPDEWRRHWPAPDAEPVELPLVPEVVTDDDVLDDVDILRVDDDLDLPELADDLAVGELVDVDVDVDADQPSSVEPQ; via the coding sequence GTGACCGTCATCCTGGTCGATCCGCGCCGTCCGTCACTCGTGCCCGTCGAGGCGGTTGAACTGCTCGGCGGCGACGTGCAGTACACCGAGGAACTGCCGGTCAAGGTGCCGTGGTCGCTGCCGTCGGGACGGCCGGTGTTCACCGGTTCTGATGCGCCGGTGCTGCTCTCGTCCGATCGGCAGCATCCCGAAGTGCGAGCCCGGTTGTCCGCCGGTGAGCGGCTGATCGCCGCGCCCGCCCCGCACTCCGGCGAGCGGCTGGTCGACGCGGTGGCGATCATGGACAAGCTGCGCACCGCCGGGCCGTGGGAGAGCGAACAGACCCACGACTCGCTGCGGCGCTACCTCCTGGAGGAAACCTACGAGTTGTTCGATGCGGTCCGCGGCGGCAACCTCGAAGAGTTGCGTGACGAACTCGGAGATGTGCTGCTGCAGGTGCTCTTCCACGCTCGGATCGCCTCCGAAGCACTCGATGGTTTCACCATCGACGACGTGGCTGACGCGCTGGTGCGCAAGCTGGGCAACCGGGTGCCCGCGGTGCTGGCCGGGGAATCGATCTCGCTGGAGGATCAGCTGGCGCAGTGGGAGCAGCGAAAGTCACTGGAGACCAGTACGCGGCTGTCCTGTGTCGACGACGTGCCCACGGCTCAGCCCGCGCTGGCGTTGGCGCAGAAGGTGATTGCCCGGGTGACGACCGCCGGGCTGCCGCCGGAGCTGATCCCGGCATCGATTGTCACCGTGACGGTCGCGGCGGAGCGCGATGCCGAGAACGAGCTGCGCACCGACGTGCTGGAGTTCATGGACACCGTACGGGCCGTCGAGCGCGCGATCGCGGCTAACCGGCGCGACACCGACGCCCCGACCGAGCTCGATGCCGCCACGGCGTTGGGTGCCGTGAGCCCCGACGAGTGGCGCAGGCATTGGCCGGCGCCGGACGCCGAGCCGGTGGAGCTCCCGCTGGTCCCCGAGGTGGTCACCGACGACGACGTGCTCGACGACGTCGACATCCTGCGGGTGGACGACGATCTGGACCTACCCGAGCTCGCCGACGACCTCGCGGTCGGTGAACTGGTCGACGTCGATGTGGATGTCGACGCCGATCAGCCCAGCAGCGTTGAACCCCAGTAG